CGGGCGTCGGACGCCGTGGATTCTGGGTGGCATGGTGGTGTGTGCCCTCGGTGGTGTTGGTGTGGCCGCCAGCGTGCCGGTCATGGCCGAGCATGCGGTGCTGGGGGTGGTGCTGGCCTCGCTCGCCAGCATGCTGCTGGGTGCGGGGGTGAGTGCGTCGGGCACCCCGCTGCTGGCACTCATGAGCGAACGGGCCAGCCCCTCGCAGCGCGCCGGCGCCGCGGCCATCACGTGGATCCTGATGATCGTCGGCATCATCATCACGGCGGCCACCTCGGGCTCGCTGCTCGATCCCTTCTCGTTCACGCGCCTCATTGCCATTGCCGGTGGCATTGGCGGGGTGGGGCTGCTGGTGTCGTGGCTGGCCACACGGGGCGTGGAACAGGGGCCGCGCCCCGTCATGCCTGCCGGGGCAGCGACGCACGGACACGCGTCGTTCCGCGACACCGTGCGCACGGTGTGGCAGGAGCCGGCGGCCCGACTCTTTTCGGGCTTCATCTTCCTGGCCATGTTCGCCTACAGCGCGCAGGATCTCATCCTCGAGCCCTTTGCCGGCATTGCGTTCGGCATGACGCCGGGGGAGAGCACGAAGCTGTCGGGAGCCCACCACGGCGGGGTGCTGGCGGGAATGATTGTCGCGGCGCTCCTCGCAACGCGGACCGGGCAGTTGCGGCACTGGGCCGCGGCCGGCTGTGCGGCATCGGCGGTCACGTATCTGGCGCTGGTGGCCTCGCCCGGCCTGTTCAGCGTTTCGGTGTTCACGCTGGTCGTGGTATTGCTCGGTATCGCCAATGGCGTGTTCGCGATTGGCGCGATCGGCTCCATGATGGCGCTCACGGGCGACAAATCCGACGGTCGCGCAGGGTTGCGCCTCGGCGTGTTTGGCGCGGCGCAGGCGCTTGCCTACGCGGTGGGCACCATGTCCGGCGCGGCCGGCGTCGATCTGGCGCGTGCCGTCTTCGACTCCCCGGTGCGTGGGTATCTGGCGGTATTCGGTGTGCAGGCGTTCCTTTTTGCCGCGTCGGCGTGGCTGGCGCTGCGGAGCGCGTCGAGCGAGCGCGCCAACGCGGTGTTCCAGCAGCGCGGTGAAATGCTGTCGGCAGTTATCCAATGAGCCACACGGAGGCCAGTCTCATGAGTGCACAGCGCGGCGACCAGCAGGAAGACCTGACCCAGCTCGAGCGGGGAGTCCCGTACGAGGATGGGGAACTGTTCGATGTGGTCGTGGTGGGCGGCGGCCCGGCCGGTGCCACGGCCGCGCACGAACTCGCCTGCGCCGGGCGCAAGGTGCTGCTGCTCGATCGTGCCTGGCGCACCAAACCGTGCGGCGGGGCCGTACCGCCCCAACTGCTCCGTGATTTCGCCATCCCCCAGTCGCTGCTGGTGGCGCGGGTGAATACGGCACGGGTCATCTCGCCGACAGCCAAGAAGGTGGACATCCCGGTTGGTGAGGGCTTCGTGGGCATGGTCGACCGCGACGTGTTCGACGAGTGGCTGCGCCAGCGAGCGGCCATTGCGGGCGCGGTGCGGCGTACCGGCGCGTTCACGCAATTCTCGCGCGATGCCGATGGCATGGCGACGCTCACGTACACCGAGGGGCGGTCGCGGCACGGGGCCGTGCGCACCGTGCGCGCACGCTACGTGATCGGCGCCGACGGGGCGCTTTCGCCGATCGCCCGGCAGTGCATCCCGGGGTCGCACAAGGCCAAGCATGTGTTCGCGTACCACGAAATCGTGAAGTCGCCCACGGCCGACAGCGAAGTGTTCGGCCACGACCGTGTGGACGTGTACTACAACGCCCCCCTCTCTCCCGACTTCTACGCCTGGGTGTTCCCCCACGGCCCCACGACCTCCATTGGCACCGGGACCTTCCAGAAAGGCTTCGGTCTCAAGGAGGCGGTGGCGCGTCTGCGGGCGGACACGGGCATGGACCGGCTGGAGACGATCCGCCGGGAAGGCGCCCCCATTCCCATCAAGCCGCTCCCCCGCTGGGACAACGGGCGGGACGTCGTAGTGGCCGGCGATGCCGCCGGGGTAGTGGCGCCCGCCAGCGGAGAAGGCATCTTCTACGCCATGACCGGCGGCCGATTTGCCGCCGACGCGGTGGAAGAGGCGTTGCAGACCGGCAAGGCGTCGGCGCTGAAGCAGGCGCGCCGCCGCTTCATGCGCTTGCATGGCCCGGTGTTCTTCGTGCTCGATGTGATGCAGAGTTTCTGGTACACCACCGACAACCGGCGTGAGCGCTTCGTGGCGATCTGCCGGGATCGGGATGTGCAGCAGCTGACGTTCGACGGCTACATGCGTAAACAGCTCGTGCGGGCGAAACCCATGTCGCACGTGCGGATCTTCTTCAAGAACCTGGCGCATTTGGCCGGGCTCGCGCCCGCCTGATCACCGTCTCCGCATCCACTCCCCGATGCTGATCTCGATCGCCATCGACTTCCGCCACGCCGATGTGGCAACGCGTGAGCGCTTCCATCTCTCCGAGGAGCGCCTCACGCAGTTGTACCGCACGGCGCGCACCGAAGTGATCACCGAGTCCGCGCTCATCTCCACGTGCAATCGCACCGAGCTGTACGCGTGGGTCGACAGCGACGATCCGCAGGTGATCGAGCGCTCCGTGCAGGTGCTGGCGCGGCGCTGGATGCGCACGCGCACCGAGGGCGACCAGCTGCTCACCACGGCCACGCGCCGCGAGGGGCGTGACGCCGCCGAGCATGTCATTCGCATCGCCTCCGGCCTCGAGTCGCAGGTCCTCGGTGACGG
The DNA window shown above is from Gemmatimonas sp. and carries:
- a CDS encoding BCD family MFS transporter — its product is MAPSSAAMPVATLAAESGMSWWNLTRLGFVQAAIGAVVVLLTTTINRVIVVELGLPALIPGLLVALHFAVQLYLRPRLGHDSDGHGRRTPWILGGMVVCALGGVGVAASVPVMAEHAVLGVVLASLASMLLGAGVSASGTPLLALMSERASPSQRAGAAAITWILMIVGIIITAATSGSLLDPFSFTRLIAIAGGIGGVGLLVSWLATRGVEQGPRPVMPAGAATHGHASFRDTVRTVWQEPAARLFSGFIFLAMFAYSAQDLILEPFAGIAFGMTPGESTKLSGAHHGGVLAGMIVAALLATRTGQLRHWAAAGCAASAVTYLALVASPGLFSVSVFTLVVVLLGIANGVFAIGAIGSMMALTGDKSDGRAGLRLGVFGAAQALAYAVGTMSGAAGVDLARAVFDSPVRGYLAVFGVQAFLFAASAWLALRSASSERANAVFQQRGEMLSAVIQ
- a CDS encoding geranylgeranyl diphosphate reductase codes for the protein MSAQRGDQQEDLTQLERGVPYEDGELFDVVVVGGGPAGATAAHELACAGRKVLLLDRAWRTKPCGGAVPPQLLRDFAIPQSLLVARVNTARVISPTAKKVDIPVGEGFVGMVDRDVFDEWLRQRAAIAGAVRRTGAFTQFSRDADGMATLTYTEGRSRHGAVRTVRARYVIGADGALSPIARQCIPGSHKAKHVFAYHEIVKSPTADSEVFGHDRVDVYYNAPLSPDFYAWVFPHGPTTSIGTGTFQKGFGLKEAVARLRADTGMDRLETIRREGAPIPIKPLPRWDNGRDVVVAGDAAGVVAPASGEGIFYAMTGGRFAADAVEEALQTGKASALKQARRRFMRLHGPVFFVLDVMQSFWYTTDNRRERFVAICRDRDVQQLTFDGYMRKQLVRAKPMSHVRIFFKNLAHLAGLAPA